One segment of Mycolicibacterium baixiangningiae DNA contains the following:
- a CDS encoding VOC family protein — protein MDMQVTSTVIEIVAKDIERSLAFYRLLGLTVPAAEGPHVEVALPGGNRLAFDTEEVIAGMHPGWTPPDAPGRLAIAFGVTAPEQVDALFESLVAAGHPGILKPFDAPWGQRYATVTDPDGTSVDLFAPLQS, from the coding sequence ATGGACATGCAGGTGACGTCGACGGTCATCGAGATCGTCGCGAAGGACATCGAACGGTCACTGGCGTTCTATCGGTTACTCGGGCTGACGGTGCCCGCGGCCGAAGGTCCGCATGTCGAGGTCGCGCTCCCGGGCGGCAACCGGTTGGCCTTCGACACCGAAGAGGTCATCGCCGGGATGCACCCCGGCTGGACGCCGCCGGACGCACCCGGCCGGTTGGCGATCGCGTTCGGCGTGACCGCACCGGAGCAGGTCGACGCGCTGTTCGAAAGTCTCGTCGCGGCAGGACATCCCGGGATTCTGAAGCCGTTCGACGCGCCATGGGGACAGCGCTACGCGACGGTCACCGACCCCGACGGCACCTCGGTGGATTTGTTCGCGCCGCTGCAGAGCTGA
- a CDS encoding AI-2E family transporter, which translates to MGDVQTVGRATVMDPRRARAALRDAARFSTWALVVAVAAAVTLWLVGKVWVAVWPIILALLLSTLTWPVARFLRRRGWPALAAAGAVTVTFVVLLVGIAALIVIPVASQSGQVADGVARGVESLRQWVQGPPLNLHDDQFGRAIDGAVNEIKNSATDIAGAVAGGVGTVISGIVTALLSVVLLFFYLKDGPRFLPWLRDQLPGNAAVHVPELMSRGYDVLGSFVRSQAVVGLIDAVFIGAGLLIVGVPLVLPLTVLTFVAAFVPIIGALFAGAVAVLIALVSNGFTAALIVLAIILVVQQLEGNVFQPLLQGKGLHLHPTVILLGVVVGGQLAGVVGALLAAPAAALIAVAWRYLREQLALPAPPGGEADAAGDG; encoded by the coding sequence TTGGGTGACGTCCAGACCGTGGGCCGCGCGACCGTGATGGATCCTCGCCGAGCGCGGGCGGCGCTGCGGGATGCGGCCCGGTTCTCTACGTGGGCGCTGGTGGTGGCTGTCGCGGCTGCGGTGACGCTGTGGCTCGTCGGAAAAGTCTGGGTGGCCGTGTGGCCGATCATCCTCGCGCTTCTGCTGAGCACCCTGACGTGGCCGGTGGCCCGGTTCCTCCGTCGGCGCGGCTGGCCGGCCCTGGCTGCGGCGGGAGCGGTGACCGTGACGTTCGTCGTGCTCCTGGTGGGGATAGCCGCGCTGATCGTCATCCCCGTCGCCTCGCAGTCCGGCCAGGTCGCCGACGGGGTGGCCCGGGGTGTGGAATCGCTTCGGCAATGGGTGCAGGGACCGCCGCTCAACCTGCACGACGATCAATTCGGCCGGGCAATCGACGGCGCGGTGAACGAGATCAAGAATTCCGCAACCGACATCGCCGGCGCGGTTGCCGGCGGCGTGGGAACCGTGATCAGCGGCATCGTGACAGCGCTGCTGAGCGTGGTCTTGCTGTTCTTCTACCTCAAGGACGGTCCCCGTTTCCTGCCATGGCTTCGTGACCAACTGCCCGGCAACGCGGCGGTGCACGTCCCCGAGCTCATGTCACGGGGATACGACGTGCTCGGTTCCTTCGTGCGGTCTCAGGCGGTGGTCGGGCTGATCGACGCGGTGTTCATCGGTGCCGGACTGCTCATCGTTGGGGTGCCGCTGGTGCTACCGCTGACCGTGCTCACCTTCGTCGCGGCGTTCGTCCCCATCATCGGCGCGTTGTTCGCCGGCGCCGTGGCCGTGCTGATCGCGCTGGTCAGCAACGGGTTCACTGCCGCGCTGATCGTGCTGGCGATCATCCTGGTGGTGCAGCAACTGGAGGGCAACGTTTTCCAGCCGCTCCTGCAGGGCAAGGGTCTGCATCTGCATCCCACGGTGATTCTGCTGGGGGTGGTCGTCGGCGGACAGCTTGCCGGTGTCGTCGGTGCGTTGCTCGCGGCACCGGCGGCCGCGTTGATCGCGGTGGCCTGGCGCTACCTACGAGAACAGTTGGCGCTACCGGCGCCGCCCGGCGGCGAAGCCGACGCGGCCGGCGATGGTTGA
- a CDS encoding acyl-CoA dehydrogenase family protein, with amino-acid sequence MDFSTPEAADDLGGLVRTITDSVCTPEHQRELDGFEHRFDRELWRKLVDADVLSTTAPEALGGGGFGVLEEVAVLVALGRQLAAVPYLESVVLGAGAMAAFDSAQLHQDWAAPAVTGEKMLTVALDGEMGQGPVQAQANGSGYRLTGSRTLVPYGPVADAFLVPAEAEGAMRVFLVAAGDPGVAVSALDTTGHGSIGHLELSGVELDAARVVGDAEVLAWLTVRQHLGRAAFQLGVLERALELTATYAREREQFDRPIGSFQAVSARLADGYIDVKGLRLTLTQAAWRVSEGLPADIDVASAAFWAADAGHRVAHTAVHVHGGVGIDTDHPIHRYFLAAKQTEFAVGGATGQLLRIGRELADTPV; translated from the coding sequence ATGGACTTTTCAACACCTGAAGCCGCCGACGATCTCGGCGGCCTGGTTCGCACGATCACCGACTCGGTGTGCACACCCGAGCACCAGCGTGAACTCGACGGTTTCGAGCACCGCTTCGACCGCGAACTGTGGCGCAAGCTGGTCGACGCCGACGTGCTGTCCACGACAGCCCCGGAAGCGCTGGGCGGCGGAGGGTTCGGTGTTCTCGAAGAGGTGGCCGTCCTCGTGGCACTGGGCCGTCAGCTCGCCGCGGTGCCGTATCTGGAGTCGGTGGTGCTCGGCGCGGGCGCCATGGCCGCCTTCGATTCGGCTCAGCTGCACCAGGATTGGGCCGCCCCGGCCGTCACGGGCGAGAAAATGCTGACCGTCGCGCTCGACGGTGAGATGGGGCAGGGTCCGGTCCAGGCTCAGGCGAACGGATCGGGCTACCGGTTGACGGGCTCCCGCACGCTGGTCCCCTACGGGCCGGTGGCCGACGCGTTCCTGGTGCCCGCCGAAGCCGAGGGCGCGATGCGGGTCTTCCTGGTCGCCGCCGGTGATCCCGGTGTGGCGGTGAGCGCGCTGGACACGACGGGCCACGGCAGCATCGGACACCTGGAGTTGTCCGGTGTCGAACTCGACGCCGCGCGCGTGGTCGGCGACGCCGAGGTGTTGGCCTGGTTGACCGTTCGTCAGCACCTCGGCCGCGCGGCATTCCAACTCGGGGTGCTGGAGCGGGCGCTGGAGCTCACCGCCACGTATGCCCGTGAGCGCGAACAGTTCGACCGGCCCATCGGCAGCTTCCAGGCCGTCTCGGCACGCCTCGCGGACGGGTACATCGACGTCAAGGGCCTACGGCTGACGTTGACGCAGGCGGCCTGGCGCGTCTCGGAAGGTCTGCCCGCCGACATCGACGTCGCGAGCGCGGCGTTCTGGGCGGCAGACGCCGGCCACCGCGTCGCGCACACCGCAGTACACGTGCACGGCGGTGTCGGCATCGACACCGACCACCCGATCCACCGGTACTTCCTGGCGGCCAAACAGACCGAGTTCGCGGTCGGCGGCGCGACGGGTCAACTGCTGCGCATCGGCCGCGAACTGGCCGACACCCCGGTGTGA
- a CDS encoding TerC family protein has product MDVPTWVWGLTIAGIVGLLAFDFFFHVRKAHVPTLKEAAVWSALYVGIAVLFGVGVLVFGGSEAGSEYFAGYVTEKALSVDNLFVFLIIMASFRVPREDQQKVLLFGIVFALIARTGFIFLGAALINTFAWIFYLFGLILLLTAGNMLKPEGGEDSHKADNFVIRIAKKVLPATDHYDGDKLFTMQDGKRVMTPMLLVMVAIGGTDILFALDSIPAIFGLTQDVFIVFTATAFSLLGLRQLYFLIDGLLDRLIYLAYGLAAILGFIGVKLILHALHENNVPFINDGEPVPVVEVSTSLSLSVIVGVLVVTVAASLFSRKGRAQTAINNARRHATAYLDSEYTRDAAERERIFGKLLQERDQILALGPKYRQMVRDEPALMELLDRAADKHDEAVDRGQAEPFTPKGLT; this is encoded by the coding sequence ATGGACGTCCCAACCTGGGTGTGGGGATTGACGATCGCCGGCATCGTCGGGCTCTTGGCGTTCGACTTCTTCTTCCACGTCCGCAAGGCACACGTCCCGACGCTGAAAGAGGCGGCGGTGTGGTCGGCCCTCTATGTCGGCATCGCGGTGCTGTTCGGCGTCGGCGTCCTGGTTTTCGGGGGATCCGAAGCGGGGTCGGAGTACTTCGCCGGCTACGTCACCGAGAAGGCGCTGTCGGTCGACAACCTCTTCGTCTTCCTCATCATCATGGCGAGCTTCCGTGTGCCCCGCGAGGACCAACAGAAGGTGCTGCTGTTCGGCATCGTCTTCGCCCTGATCGCCCGCACCGGCTTCATCTTCCTCGGCGCCGCGCTCATCAACACGTTCGCGTGGATCTTCTACCTGTTCGGGCTCATCCTGCTCCTCACCGCGGGCAACATGCTCAAGCCCGAAGGCGGTGAGGACTCCCACAAAGCCGACAACTTCGTCATCCGCATCGCCAAGAAAGTCCTGCCCGCCACCGATCACTACGACGGCGACAAGCTGTTCACGATGCAGGACGGCAAGCGGGTGATGACGCCGATGCTGTTGGTCATGGTCGCCATCGGGGGCACCGACATCCTCTTCGCCCTCGACTCGATCCCGGCAATCTTCGGTCTCACCCAGGACGTGTTCATCGTCTTCACGGCGACGGCGTTCTCGCTGCTGGGACTGCGGCAGCTCTACTTCCTCATCGACGGCCTGCTCGACCGGCTCATCTACCTCGCCTACGGCCTGGCCGCGATCCTCGGTTTCATCGGCGTGAAGCTGATCCTGCATGCGTTGCACGAGAACAACGTGCCGTTCATCAACGACGGCGAGCCGGTGCCGGTGGTCGAGGTCAGCACCAGCCTGTCACTGTCGGTGATCGTCGGCGTGCTCGTGGTCACCGTCGCCGCCTCCCTGTTCAGTCGAAAAGGCAGGGCCCAGACCGCGATCAACAACGCCCGGCGCCACGCCACGGCCTACCTCGATTCGGAATACACCCGCGACGCCGCCGAACGTGAACGCATCTTCGGCAAGCTGCTCCAGGAACGGGATCAGATCCTCGCGCTCGGCCCGAAGTACCGGCAGATGGTGCGCGACGAACCGGCGCTGATGGAATTGCTCGACCGCGCCGCCGACAAGCACGACGAAGCCGTCGACCGAGGCCAGGCCGAGCCGTTCACCCCGAAGGGCCTGACCTAG
- a CDS encoding acyl-CoA synthetase, whose protein sequence is MALNIADLAEHAVDAVPDRVALISGDQTLTYGELEERANRLAHYLIDQGVKKDDKVGLYCRNRIEIVIAMVGIVKAGAIAVNINFRYVEGELRYLFENSDMVALIHERQYSPRVANVLPETPAVTTVLVVEDGSSEDHSGYGGVEFYAALEQGSPERDFGPRSEDDIYLLYTGGTTGFPKGVMWRHEDIYRVLFGGTDFATGEPIADEYGLAKQAAENAPMIRYPIPPMIHGATQSATWMALFAGQTVVLVPEFDPEEVWRTCAKHKVNLLFFTGDAMARPLLDALIAHQEHGDEFDLSSLFLLASTAALFSPSLKDQLLELLPNRIITDSIGSSETGFGGSSVVAKGQTHTGGPRVTIDKNVSVIDDDGNHVTPGSGVRGMIAKAGHIPVGYYKDEKKTAETFRTINGVRYAIPGDYATVEEDGSVTMLGRGSQSINSGGEKIYPEEVEGALKGHQDVFDALVVGVPDERYGQCVAAVVQRREGATPSLAELDTFIRNEIAGYKVPRKIWWADEIQRTPAGKPDYRWAKAHTESRPADETHANHVGAK, encoded by the coding sequence GTGGCCCTGAACATTGCGGATCTTGCCGAGCACGCCGTCGACGCTGTGCCTGACCGTGTCGCCCTCATCAGCGGCGACCAGACGCTGACCTACGGCGAACTGGAGGAGAGGGCCAACCGCCTGGCGCACTACCTGATCGACCAGGGCGTCAAGAAGGACGACAAGGTCGGCCTGTACTGCCGCAACCGCATCGAGATCGTGATCGCCATGGTCGGCATCGTCAAAGCCGGTGCCATCGCGGTCAACATCAACTTCCGCTACGTCGAGGGCGAACTGCGGTACCTGTTCGAGAACTCCGACATGGTGGCGTTGATCCACGAGCGCCAGTACAGCCCCCGCGTCGCCAACGTCCTGCCCGAGACCCCGGCCGTCACGACCGTTCTGGTGGTCGAGGACGGCAGCAGCGAGGACCACTCGGGCTACGGCGGTGTCGAGTTCTACGCCGCGCTGGAGCAGGGTTCGCCCGAACGCGACTTCGGCCCGCGCAGCGAGGACGACATCTACCTGCTCTACACCGGCGGCACCACCGGTTTCCCCAAGGGCGTGATGTGGCGCCACGAGGACATCTACCGAGTGTTGTTCGGCGGCACCGACTTCGCCACCGGTGAGCCGATCGCCGACGAGTACGGGTTGGCCAAGCAGGCCGCCGAGAACGCCCCGATGATCCGCTACCCGATCCCGCCGATGATCCACGGCGCGACGCAGTCGGCCACCTGGATGGCGCTGTTCGCGGGGCAGACCGTCGTGCTGGTGCCGGAGTTCGACCCGGAGGAGGTGTGGCGCACCTGCGCGAAGCACAAGGTGAACCTGCTGTTCTTCACCGGTGACGCGATGGCCCGCCCGCTGCTCGACGCGCTGATCGCCCACCAGGAGCACGGTGACGAGTTCGACCTGTCGAGCCTGTTCCTGTTGGCGAGCACCGCGGCGCTGTTCTCGCCAAGCCTCAAAGACCAACTGCTCGAACTGCTGCCCAACCGGATCATCACCGACTCGATCGGCTCGTCGGAGACCGGATTCGGCGGCTCGAGCGTGGTGGCCAAGGGCCAGACCCACACCGGCGGTCCGCGCGTGACGATCGACAAGAACGTCTCGGTGATCGATGACGACGGCAACCACGTCACGCCCGGGAGCGGTGTGCGGGGGATGATCGCCAAAGCCGGCCACATCCCGGTCGGGTACTACAAGGACGAGAAGAAGACCGCCGAGACGTTCCGCACGATCAACGGTGTGCGCTACGCGATCCCCGGTGACTACGCCACCGTCGAGGAGGACGGCAGTGTGACGATGCTCGGGCGCGGCTCGCAGTCGATCAACAGCGGCGGCGAGAAGATCTACCCCGAAGAGGTCGAGGGCGCCCTCAAGGGCCATCAGGACGTCTTCGACGCGCTGGTGGTCGGAGTTCCCGACGAGCGCTACGGCCAGTGCGTCGCGGCCGTCGTCCAGCGCCGCGAGGGTGCCACGCCGTCACTGGCCGAACTCGACACGTTCATCCGCAACGAGATCGCGGGATACAAGGTGCCGCGCAAGATCTGGTGGGCCGACGAGATCCAGCGCACCCCCGCCGGCAAGCCCGATTACCGCTGGGCCAAAGCCCACACCGAGTCCCGTCCCGCGGACGAGACCCACGCCAATCATGTTGGAGCCAAGTAA
- a CDS encoding NAD(P)H-dependent flavin oxidoreductase → MRTELCDRFGIDYPIFVFTPSEKVAAAVTRAGGMGVLGCVRFNDSDDLENALQWMDENTDGKPYGVDVVMPAKIPTEGTAVDINKLIPQSHRDFVDKTLADLGVPPLPEDGTRNEGVLGWLHSVARSHVEVALKHPIKLIANALGSPPKDVIDQVHEAGVPVAALAGSAKHAQRHVDNGVDIVVAQGHEAGGHTGEIGSMVLWPEIVDALDGRAPVLAAGGIGTGRQVAAALALGASGVWMGSAFLTAAEYDLGHRKPSGVSTIQEAMLRATSSDTVRRRIYTGKPARLLKTKWTEAWEAPEAPEPLPMPLQNILVSEAHQRMNESDNPDTVSMPVGQIVGRMNEIRPVTDIIAELVDGFEEASKRLDGIREG, encoded by the coding sequence ATGCGTACCGAACTGTGTGACCGCTTCGGGATCGACTACCCCATCTTCGTCTTCACCCCGTCGGAGAAGGTGGCCGCCGCCGTCACCCGCGCCGGCGGTATGGGTGTGCTGGGGTGCGTGCGGTTCAACGACTCCGACGACCTCGAGAACGCGCTGCAGTGGATGGACGAGAACACCGACGGCAAGCCGTACGGCGTGGATGTCGTGATGCCGGCGAAGATCCCCACCGAGGGCACCGCGGTCGACATCAACAAACTGATCCCGCAGAGCCACCGCGACTTCGTCGACAAGACGCTCGCCGACCTCGGGGTGCCGCCGCTGCCCGAGGATGGGACCCGCAACGAAGGCGTGCTGGGCTGGCTGCACTCGGTGGCCCGCAGCCACGTCGAGGTCGCGCTCAAGCATCCGATCAAGCTGATCGCCAACGCGCTGGGCTCCCCGCCCAAGGACGTCATCGACCAGGTGCACGAGGCCGGGGTGCCCGTCGCGGCGCTGGCCGGCAGCGCCAAACACGCCCAACGACATGTCGACAACGGCGTCGACATCGTCGTTGCCCAAGGCCATGAGGCCGGCGGGCACACCGGTGAGATCGGCTCGATGGTCCTGTGGCCGGAGATCGTCGACGCGCTCGACGGCAGGGCGCCGGTGCTGGCGGCCGGCGGAATCGGCACGGGTCGCCAGGTCGCCGCCGCGCTCGCGCTCGGCGCATCGGGTGTGTGGATGGGGTCGGCGTTCCTGACCGCCGCGGAATACGATCTGGGACACCGCAAACCGAGCGGGGTGTCGACCATCCAGGAGGCGATGCTGCGCGCCACCTCCAGCGACACCGTGCGCCGCCGCATCTACACCGGCAAGCCGGCCCGTCTGCTGAAGACGAAGTGGACCGAGGCCTGGGAAGCCCCCGAAGCGCCGGAGCCGCTGCCGATGCCGCTGCAGAACATCCTCGTCAGCGAGGCGCATCAGCGGATGAACGAATCGGACAACCCGGACACGGTGTCGATGCCCGTCGGTCAGATCGTCGGCCGGATGAACGAGATCCGCCCCGTCACCGACATCATCGCCGAACTGGTCGACGGTTTCGAGGAGGCGTCGAAGCGGCTGGACGGCATCCGCGAGGGCTGA
- the fadD17 gene encoding long-chain-fatty-acid--CoA ligase FadD17: MTVGSDPTVANLLAPLVDVDDRGVYAAGEFVSWREHIRDAAALAAALRARLTPDKPPHVGVLLGNTPFFSSVLVAAALAGLVPVGLNPTRRGAALARDIARADCQVVLADEGAHVPDGVDFIDVESSQWRTELAAHRDAPVEFGAPGPDDLFMLIFTSGTSGEPKAVRVTHEKVAFPGRMLADRFGLGPSDTCYLSMPLFHSNAVMAGWAVGVAAGGSLALRRKFSASQFIPDVRRYGATYANYVGKPLSYILATPPRTDDADNPLKILYGNEGTPRDLDRFARRFGVTVVDGFGSTEGGVAIARTPGTPEGSLGPLTGDVAIVDVDTGELCAPGQVGELVNPNGRGQFRGYYNDEAAEAERMAGGMYHTGDLAYRDENGFIYFAGRLGDWMRVDGENLGTAPIERILLRHNDITEVAVYPVPDPAVGDRVMAALVLAPGAEFDLEKFQAFLAEQSDLGPKQWPSYVRVSDALPRTETFKVLKRHLSAEGTDCADPVFEIRR, encoded by the coding sequence GTGACAGTGGGTTCGGACCCCACCGTCGCAAATCTGTTGGCGCCGTTGGTCGACGTCGACGACCGCGGCGTGTACGCCGCCGGGGAGTTCGTCAGCTGGCGCGAGCACATCCGGGACGCAGCGGCCCTGGCCGCGGCGCTGCGGGCGCGACTGACGCCGGACAAACCGCCGCATGTCGGTGTGCTGCTCGGCAACACCCCGTTCTTCTCCAGCGTCCTGGTTGCGGCCGCGCTCGCGGGCCTGGTGCCGGTGGGGCTGAACCCGACGCGGCGGGGTGCGGCGCTGGCGCGTGACATCGCCCGCGCGGACTGCCAGGTGGTGCTCGCCGACGAGGGCGCCCACGTGCCCGACGGAGTCGACTTCATCGACGTCGAATCGTCGCAGTGGCGAACCGAATTGGCCGCCCACCGCGACGCCCCGGTGGAGTTCGGGGCCCCGGGCCCCGATGACCTCTTCATGCTGATCTTCACCTCCGGCACGAGCGGTGAGCCCAAGGCCGTCCGGGTGACCCACGAGAAGGTGGCGTTCCCCGGTCGCATGCTGGCCGACCGGTTCGGCCTGGGTCCGTCGGACACCTGCTACCTGTCCATGCCGCTGTTCCATTCGAACGCCGTGATGGCCGGATGGGCGGTGGGGGTGGCCGCCGGCGGTTCGTTGGCGTTGCGCCGCAAGTTCTCCGCGTCCCAGTTCATCCCCGATGTCCGCCGCTACGGCGCCACCTACGCCAACTACGTGGGCAAGCCGCTGTCCTACATCCTGGCCACACCGCCGCGCACCGACGACGCCGACAATCCGCTGAAGATCCTGTACGGCAACGAGGGTACGCCACGCGACCTCGACCGGTTCGCGCGCCGGTTCGGCGTCACCGTCGTCGACGGCTTCGGATCGACCGAGGGTGGGGTGGCGATCGCCCGGACGCCCGGCACCCCCGAGGGGTCCCTCGGTCCGCTCACCGGTGACGTCGCGATCGTCGACGTCGACACCGGCGAACTTTGCGCACCGGGGCAGGTCGGCGAACTGGTCAACCCGAACGGCCGCGGGCAATTCCGCGGCTACTACAACGACGAGGCCGCCGAGGCCGAGCGGATGGCGGGCGGGATGTACCACACCGGCGACCTGGCCTACCGTGACGAGAACGGCTTCATCTACTTCGCGGGCCGTCTCGGTGACTGGATGCGGGTGGACGGAGAGAACCTCGGGACCGCGCCCATCGAAAGGATTCTGCTGCGGCACAACGACATCACCGAGGTGGCCGTCTACCCCGTCCCCGATCCGGCGGTGGGTGACCGGGTGATGGCTGCGCTCGTGCTCGCACCCGGGGCGGAATTCGACCTCGAGAAGTTCCAGGCCTTCCTCGCCGAGCAGTCCGATCTCGGGCCCAAGCAGTGGCCGTCATACGTCCGGGTCAGCGACGCCCTCCCGCGCACCGAGACGTTCAAGGTGCTCAAGCGGCACCTGTCGGCAGAAGGCACCGACTGCGCGGATCCGGTGTTCGAGATCAGGCGCTGA
- a CDS encoding helix-turn-helix domain-containing protein, with protein sequence MVYREASAPERLRGLAECLWTVRGPRRSRILPDGCMDLIDMDGVVLVAGPDTEAFDSEQHCEVVRGIRFRPGVLPRLLGVPAAEVRNHRVALRDLRPDATGDTALEATTGLLAGAPSREAAPWPLAQLHEVTARLAGGAEVGALADELGWSARTVQRQCTAAYGYGPSMVRRVLRFRRAVGMVRAGTAVADAAARAGYADQPHLYRDVREFAGVPLGQLCSGANKSTEVPSGSVTVA encoded by the coding sequence ATGGTCTATCGGGAGGCGTCTGCACCGGAGCGGTTGCGCGGGCTGGCGGAGTGTCTGTGGACGGTGCGCGGGCCACGCCGGTCACGGATTCTGCCCGACGGCTGCATGGACCTGATCGACATGGACGGTGTGGTACTCGTGGCCGGACCCGACACCGAAGCCTTCGACAGCGAACAGCACTGTGAGGTCGTGCGCGGCATCCGGTTCCGGCCCGGGGTCCTGCCGCGGCTACTCGGCGTACCCGCCGCCGAAGTGCGCAACCACCGCGTCGCGCTGCGGGACCTGCGCCCCGACGCAACCGGGGACACCGCGCTGGAAGCCACCACCGGCCTATTGGCCGGCGCTCCGTCCCGCGAGGCCGCGCCGTGGCCGTTGGCGCAACTGCACGAGGTGACCGCCCGGCTGGCCGGTGGCGCGGAGGTCGGCGCGTTGGCCGACGAGCTGGGCTGGTCGGCGCGCACGGTGCAGCGACAGTGCACCGCCGCCTACGGGTACGGCCCGTCGATGGTGCGCCGGGTACTGCGATTCCGGCGCGCGGTCGGCATGGTGCGGGCCGGCACGGCGGTAGCCGACGCGGCGGCCCGGGCCGGCTATGCCGACCAGCCTCACCTCTACCGCGACGTCCGCGAGTTCGCCGGTGTGCCGCTGGGTCAGCTCTGCAGCGGCGCGAACAAATCCACCGAGGTGCCGTCGGGGTCGGTGACCGTCGCGTAG